One Pleurocapsa sp. PCC 7327 DNA segment encodes these proteins:
- a CDS encoding fatty acyl-AMP ligase — protein MTQSLEKSTAIQTVPSTLIELLRGRATQQPDGHAYTFLIDGKTESAPLTYGELDRQARAIAALLQQYRAKGERALLLYPQGLEVIAAFCGCLYAGVIAIPVPPPESGRLKRTLPRLRAIVKDAQATFALTTAGILSLIENVRDEFPEFELMHWIDSATVDLALAEQWQDPQADKNQLAYLQYTSGSTSTPKGVMLSHFNLIHHAGYLQKACGYEPDSVTLTWMPYFHDYGLVEGMMVPLYNGTPCYLQSPFAFIKRPVQWLKNITKYRVTHSQAPNFAYDLCIRRAKPKDLEELDLSSWQAAGNAAEPINPKVMAKFVETFSPCGFAWETFAPAYGLAEYTLLVSTKPKGHKPVITRLEAAALEKDKIVDAKPERENGIRTIASCGRLVCDTKVAIVHPDTLIRRAPDEVGEIWVADPSVAQGYWQREEETERTFRAYIQDSGEGPFLRTGDLGFLRDGELYITGRIKDLIIMRGTNHYPQDIEWTVQHLHPALRPDYGAAFSIEDNGGEQLVIVQEVERRTENLDLKQIIGDIRQEIAEQHEIPVYAIVLAKSGTILKTASGKIQRRACRQNFLNGTINIVAAWSENPELVAKFSPADEEIEE, from the coding sequence ATGACCCAAAGCCTTGAAAAATCAACAGCGATCCAAACGGTTCCTTCAACCCTAATCGAACTCCTGCGCGGGAGAGCTACACAACAACCTGACGGTCATGCTTACACCTTTCTCATCGATGGAAAAACAGAAAGTGCGCCTCTGACCTATGGAGAATTAGACCGTCAAGCCAGAGCGATCGCCGCCTTACTACAACAGTATCGGGCAAAAGGAGAACGAGCGCTATTGCTCTATCCTCAAGGACTGGAAGTCATCGCTGCTTTTTGCGGGTGTCTGTATGCGGGAGTGATTGCCATTCCCGTTCCCCCGCCAGAATCCGGCAGACTCAAGCGAACCTTACCCAGACTGCGAGCGATTGTTAAAGACGCTCAAGCCACCTTTGCTCTAACTACAGCGGGAATTTTGTCTTTAATCGAGAACGTGCGCGACGAATTTCCCGAATTCGAGCTAATGCACTGGATCGATTCGGCAACCGTCGATCTTGCCCTCGCCGAACAGTGGCAAGATCCGCAGGCAGACAAAAACCAGTTAGCTTATCTTCAGTATACGTCGGGGTCTACTTCCACGCCTAAAGGTGTAATGCTCAGTCATTTTAACCTGATTCACCATGCTGGCTACTTACAAAAAGCTTGCGGCTACGAACCCGATAGCGTGACGCTTACTTGGATGCCATACTTCCACGATTACGGACTCGTTGAAGGAATGATGGTGCCCCTCTACAACGGCACGCCTTGCTATCTCCAGTCTCCCTTCGCCTTTATCAAGCGTCCCGTTCAATGGCTAAAAAACATTACTAAATATCGCGTCACCCATTCTCAAGCGCCTAACTTTGCCTATGACTTGTGCATTCGCCGCGCTAAACCAAAAGATCTTGAAGAACTCGATCTGAGCAGTTGGCAAGCGGCAGGAAATGCAGCCGAACCTATCAACCCGAAAGTGATGGCAAAGTTTGTCGAAACCTTTTCTCCCTGTGGCTTTGCCTGGGAGACCTTTGCTCCCGCCTACGGATTGGCAGAATATACTTTGCTCGTCTCGACGAAACCCAAAGGACACAAACCCGTTATTACACGCCTAGAAGCTGCCGCTTTAGAAAAGGATAAGATTGTCGATGCCAAGCCAGAGCGAGAAAACGGCATTCGGACTATTGCTAGCTGCGGTCGTCTGGTTTGCGATACCAAAGTTGCGATCGTGCATCCCGATACCTTAATTCGCCGTGCACCCGATGAAGTAGGCGAAATTTGGGTTGCCGATCCCAGCGTCGCTCAAGGGTACTGGCAGCGCGAGGAAGAGACAGAGCGCACTTTCAGAGCTTATATCCAAGATAGCGGAGAAGGGCCTTTCCTGCGCACGGGCGACCTCGGATTCCTCAGAGATGGAGAACTCTACATTACCGGACGGATCAAAGATTTAATTATTATGCGAGGCACGAATCACTATCCGCAAGATATTGAATGGACGGTGCAACATCTGCATCCTGCCCTTCGCCCCGATTATGGGGCTGCTTTCTCTATTGAAGATAATGGAGGAGAACAATTGGTTATCGTGCAGGAAGTCGAGCGTCGAACTGAAAATTTAGATCTAAAGCAAATAATTGGCGATATTCGTCAAGAAATTGCCGAACAGCATGAAATTCCTGTCTACGCGATCGTGTTGGCAAAATCGGGAACCATTCTCAAAACGGCGA